The segment GGAACCCGAGAAAACAGAATCTTATTGGTTAAACAATCGGACGATAGTGGTTGAACGTGCAGGGATTTTCGTTCAAATTGAAAAAGAACTGATCAAGAGCGGTTTTATGGAGCAATTAAAACTCGCAAAACGGCCATTGGAATACCGGTTGGCGAAAGAATCTAATTATGGAAGAAATTAAAAAGAGAAGTTCTGGAGACTTTTGTGGACTGGGATTTTAATGGAGATAAAGGGTATACGGTCTTAATTCTAGAAGCAATTGCCCCTTCACATTAATAAGCAACCCCCGCCTTAAAAGAAAGACGAGGGTTTTTGCTGTTTCACTTGATGTATTGTCGGGTTCCAAAATTAATACGATATAAGCTTTGCCGTCCCCGAAATTCCAGTCTAAAACCACTTCATGCATATTTCTATTTAAGATTGGCTGGAGATCCAGCTTTTTCAATATGGATAAAAATTCCTGATTGTCTGATTATGATAGTCCGGTTATTCAGCCAGGAAGTTTCTATCAAGCCCGAAACCTTTTGTGCTTTCTTAGTAAACCCTTTTATCGTTTGTTTGTACTCGAGCTGTTTAATTATCTGGCCATGCTAATATCCGCGTTCTGCTATTAACTCTTAGTAATCCATAATGGCCTCCTTTTCAATACGAAGTTAATCCATGGCGATCTGTATGGTTCGGCAAAATGGGCACTCTATATATTCTTTTTCCTCTTCAAGCCGCTCAATGTATGAAAAGGAATTTGCAAACTCTCTTTTCTCGACTGGTGTCTCCGTAAAGCCACAATGGTCTCCGGCATATTATCTTTGATGAATCTGCTTGCGCTTATGATCAATGAAATATTGCATAGAACCCAGCCCCTTTTCTAATAAAAGCCGAACAAAGCCGAAAAGAATCCGAGGGATTCTTTTCGGCTTTGTTAGCAGCTCTATTGTCTGAAACACGATACCAAATCATATATCAAATTAAATTACATACAATCAAAATTATTTACTTTAAAAAGCAATTATTCCTTATAAGTCGGAAACACTCTTGTTTTCCAAGTAAATTCATTTTACATTACTTTTCCAGCAGCGTAAAGAAACTTTGTTCCTGTTTCTTAAGCGATATGAAAGCCTTCCAACTGAATCCTTTTAATAATTTGATCTTCATCTATCTGGTTTTCATCGTAAGTGATTTTGAGTCCGCCTTCTTCGACGTCAACAAGTGCGCGTTCCACTTCGCTCATTTTCATTAATATACCTTCTAATGCTTGAATAGAATTTTCAGATGTCGCTTCTTTTACATTGACAGTCATTGTCGCCATTAAAAATCATCCTTTCAAATATCCAGTTCTCTAGTCTATACCCAAAAACCGGATAATTAAAAGGGATGATGCTCAGAAGTCAAAACTCCATCTTTAGTTTTCCTTCTTCAAGCACCAATTTCGCATTGAACTTTTTGCCATTTTTAGAGACAAACCCTTTAATCACAGGTGTTTTTCCTTTTGTGCACAAATACTCAATTTGTTTTGCGGTGAGCCGCTTTTTAAGAAAAGTTGCCGGAAACGACTGCTTGCAGCCGTTGGCATATTCCGTGCAGCTGTAAAATCCTTTGCGTGAAACAATCATGCCTTTTTTGCACCGTGGGCACAGCGCTATTTCATCTTTTGCATCCGGTGTGGCCATTTGTTCAGGCAAGCCATTTTTCTGCATCTGCGCTGGCACTTCGTCCAATAATTTACGGATGAATTTGCCGATTGTGTCAAGGAAAACTTCTGAAGACCCTTCGCCTTGGCCAATTTTTTTCAGATAAGTTTCCCATTTTGCTGTCATCGAGGGGCTTGACAATAAATTCCCTTCAATCGCCTGGCATAGAATACGTCCTTTATCAGTAATTGAGACGATGTTTTTATTTACTGTAATATATTCATGCCGCTTAATGGTCTCAATAATCCCACTGCGAGTCGCTTCCGTTCCCAGCCCTTCGATTTCCTTCAGGATTTCGGTGTCTTCCACATCGTCAACAAACTTTCCGCATGTTTTCATCATAGCAATCAGCTGGCCTTCAGTATACGGTTTCGGTGGAGTGGTCATGCCTTCTTTAATCGCAATATCGCCTTTTACCGGTTCCCGGTCCCGAAGTTCCGGAAGAGAGGGTTCCTGCTTTGCTTCTTTGGCAGGCGGAAACAGTTCTTTCCAGCCTTGTTCGAGATCGGTCTTGCCGGTCGTGAAGAAAGGCAGCCCCTGGACATCCGTCGTTACTTTCGTTTCGGCATAGCGATAGTCCCTATGGAACATAGCGAGTGCCGTGCGCAGCACTTCTTCGTAAAGATTGCGTTCATCCGGGGCAAGCCCTTCCAGTTTCCGTGCCGTCGGAATGGTTTTCGTCGGGATGATGGCGTAGTGCTCCTGCACTTTCGCACTGTCAACAAAGCGCTTTTTCGGCGCTTTTGACGCAATCGGAAATTCTGCCCCGATCAATTGCTGGTACTTCTCCACTTGCCCTGCCAGATAGCTGAATTCGCCTGGTGTAATGTGCTGGGCATCTGTTCGCGGATAGCTGACAAGTTTTTTCTCGTACAAACCCTGCATGACGGACAGCACTTTTGCCGGACTGTATTTCCACTTCCGGTTGGCAACGGCCTGCAATGTAGACAACGAATGCAATAAAGGCGGCGGTACACGCTTTTCCGTCGTTTTCAGCTGGACCACCACACCGTCCGCTTTTTTCAGGATTTCATGTTTGGCCAGCAACTCTTCCGCTTCTTTGCGCTCTTTCGCTTTGATCTTCGCTTTCCCTTTATATTTGCCTTTTTCGGCTTGAAATACGCCTTCAATTTCATAAAACGGTTCAGGCACAAATGCCTCAATTTCTTTTTCCCGCTGATAAATCAGAAATACTGTAGGAGTCTGGACTCGGCCAATGGCGAACACTTCACGTATCCCTTTTTCCTGGAGCAGCAAAGAGTAAAGCCTGGAGCCATTCATGCCGACCAGCCAATCACTGATCTGACGGGCTTTCGCCTCTTGATACAGCAATAAGTCCTGGCGATTATCACGCAATTCCTTAAAACCTTTGCGCACTTCATCCACTTCAAGCGAGTTGATCCATAACCGTTGGATTTTCTTGCCTTTAGCGCCTGTCTGATAATAGATGCTGTAAAATATATTAGATCCTTCCCGATCCACATCGCATGCGTTAATTACGGTATCGGTTTGGTGGATAAGTTTTTTAATAATGCCAAATTGCTGGGCTTTCCCTCGTGCTACTTGAAATTGATATTGCTCAGGCAGAATTGGCAAAGCATCAAGTTTCCACTTGCCCCATTTCGGGTCATAGGCCTTTGGCTCTTTCAATTCCACTAGATGGCCGATGCCCCAAGTAATGTAGGCACCTTCTGGAAATATCGGGTCCGGAGCCACTTCCATATAACCTTCGCGCTTCGTCGTCTTGAACGCTTCAGCATATGCTTTTGCCTGGCTTGGCTTTTCAGCCACTATAACTGGTTTCATATATTCCGTCCTTTCGCTCTTCCTTTCTCTATATTGTACCCTTTCACGCTGAAAAACATAGCTTTTTGATAGCTATCACGCTTGGTTATCCTTTTAATCTAATTCATCTACCAGCATGCCTGAAAACTTATTTTTTATCGCTTCTTTATCTCCAAAAATCATAATCCGGTCTCCAAGCTGCAATTTTTCCTCGAGCAATGATTTGCGTAAAATGATGTTTCCCCTTTTGATAAACAGCAAATGAATATCATCATCCCTCAAAATCAATTGTTCACATGCCTGGCCTGTATACTTGGAGTCTTCTCTTATTTCCACTTCTGCCACCATATCGTTTTCTTTCAAGGACAGCGCTGTTTTAAGCGGCCAATCTTCCAAATCGTATTCTTCATCCATCTCGTGTTCAAACTTATTGGTTAAGAAAGTTGAGATGACTTTATTTCTTAATAGCATCAAGACAGCGAAAAATATAATGATAACGATCACCAGCAGATTTGTGCGCACATCATTCGATAAGATAGAGGCAATTGATGAAATCATCACTGCGAGAGAGAAATACCCGAACAAAATAACAGCAGCACTAATCCTTCTTCGTATGGGATGATCGATGATCAATGAAGACTCGTCTGTAGTAAATCCCGTAGCAGTAAGCATTGAAATGACTTGATAACGGGCAATGGGTTTTTTAAGGCCGGTGGCTGCAAAAAGGACAACTGCAATTTCAATAACTAGCCACATAATGACAGAATATAATAGGATGAACAGGATTTCCGTCATATTAGTTCCTCCGTTCCCAGCATTAAAAATAATATTCCCTTTCCTGTAAATTTAAAATCCTCTGCACAAGGAAATCCGGAGTAGTATAATAAAAAAAAGTTTTACTATTTCTTTAAAATATTGCTATTCCCTGAACAGTTGCCAATGTGCTTTAATAGGATATCAAGGTTTTACGGAGATAACCCGGCTGCCTCAAAACCCGGGCCGTTGTATAGAAAAGGATGAGGAGCATACTATGACAATTGATAGCAAAACTGCTTTGCTCGCAGGAGCCAGCGGATTGGTCGGTACCGAATTATTGCATATACTGCTGGAAAGTCCGAAATATGAAGAAGTAAAGATTTTCGTCCGAAAACGAATGGAAATCAAACATCCAAAATTAGAGCAGGTATTGGTTGATTATAACCGGCTTGAAAATTATGAAGAATATTTTAATGTGAATAATATTTACTGTTGTCTAGGCACAACTATCAAAAAAGCCGGTTCACAAGAAGCTTTCAGGAAAGTGGACTATGAATATCCATTAAAGATGGCTGAGTTGGCAAAAAAGCACAACGCTGAAAATTTCCTGATCGTCTCAGCGCTAGGTGCCGATCCGCATTCAAAAGTCTTTTACAGCCGTACCAAAGGTGAAGTGGAAAAGCAGCTGAAAAACTTGGATTTGCATGCACTGCATATTTTCCAGCCTTCGCTTTTGCTGGGTGACCGGCAGGAATTTCGGCTTGGCGAAAAAATCGCCAGTTTTTTAGCTCCAGTGTTCAGTCCGCTGTTGTTTGGGAAGCTGAAGAAATATAAGCCTGTAAGCGCACGGCGTGTCGCTTATGCGATGTACCAGGTCGGCCAGACAGATTACAGCGGCCATTTCACTTATCCGTCCAACCGGATTTATGAAATCAGCCGCTCCAAAACAGCGCAACAAAAAAAATGACATCGGGGAATCCGATGTCATTTTTTTATTTCACTCCAGGTCCGATATTGTTAGCCAGTCCTGTTTAACACTCTTAGATGCCCAGTTATTTCTTCGCTGCTGGCACGTCTTTCCGGATGACGTCAAACAAGCCCGCGCCGATAATATCCAATGCTGATTGCATGCGTTCTTCAGAAATATTGTCTTCAATGGTATCTTCCGGCGTATGGTAAACTTTTTCAATATGGTAGACAAGCGGATCCCAGCTGTCTATTCCCATCCAGATGAACAGTGCTGCCGGAATGCCTGCATTATGGAAGGGCACGTGATCGCTTGATCCGAACTGTCCTGGCAATATATCCGAATTCCCAAGACGCGCTCCAGCTGCCACTGTGGAATCCGTCACAATGTTTTTGCTGCCATCAACCGTCATGGCATATAAATTTTTGGCCTGCTCGTATTTAGTAGCGACCATATCCGGATTGAATACTGCTTCTATGTTCTCTCTTTCAGGCTGTGATAATTGATCGACATAGTATCTGGCTCCAAGCAATCCTCTTTCTTCTGACCCGAATGCAATGAATTTCAATTCTTTGTCTGTATTATAGCCTTTGTATATACGTGCCAATTCCAGCATCAGTCCTACGCCAGAAGCATTGTCGTTAGCCCCGGGAGCACCTACTACACTGTCCATATGAGCAGTCAATAGAACTTCTTTGTTATCCGCTTTTTGGTTTTTCGCTTTTTTCGTGCCGATCACATTGACCGACTTCAAGTCCGTGTAACGGGCAGCAGTAAGTTCAAGCCGCACCGCTCCTTCTTCAAGCTGTTCTTTCAGCCACTCGCCCTGCACATATGCCGCCCCGTATACCGGAACGTCATAAGAAGCTGTTAAGCTCGGATTAAATGCAGATCCATAATTCCCCCGGCTTCCCACTACACTTTGAAGAATGACGCCCGCAGCACCGGCTTTGACTGCGTTATCGACTTGAGTGCGATAATTGGCGGTCGTAGATTCTCTGGTCAACAGAACGATTTTCCCTTTTGTTTCTGTAGGGAAATCAGATGGGCTGAGGCCCCCTTTAACATAAATCACATCTCCTGAAACAGCTTCAGCACTTATTTTGCCATTAGGTGCAGCACCCATTTCCCAGGCTGTTCCATCTTCAAAAGAAACGTCCGCAATGTATTGATCTGCTACCGGAAAATATTGATACTCCACATCGTAGCCATAACCCTTCAAGGTTCTGGCTACGTAATCTGCTGCCTGCTTTTCCGCTTCAAGCCCACCTGGCCTTGAACCGATTTCTTCCGACAAGTAGCGGACGTGCTCAATAGCCCGTTCAGCTTCTACCCGCTTCACTATTTTCTGATCTTGAGCCGCATTATTTGCAGCCGAAACACTGCCTGCTTCTGCCACAGGAATGGCAAATGGCGAAGCGCTAAACACCAATGCTCCTGCTAACGCATAGCTTAAAATGGATTTTTTTATTTTAGCGGGCTGGCTGTCATTCTTGAATAAAAATTTCTTCATTATTTTCTAACACTCCTTTAGAAATTTTATAGTTGTACGGAAAAAGCAATGCATAAAATTCAGGTTCCTGTTTTTATTCTTCGGACGAGCGTGTGGTTTGCGTGGCAAGTGTATCCCAGAATGAAATATCAGCGTCTGCAATGGAACCGTCCGCTATTGCGCGCACTGCAGCATCAAGTGTCGTAATGGTCTGCTTAATCAGGTAGCCATTGCTTTTCTGCCCAAGGACATACGGTTCGTATTCATGGTCGGACATACCTCTCATTTCAAATAACAGCGTTGAAATGCCATATTCTACAGCAATTCCGTTGCGGCTGATGGTTTCTGCATCGCCTCCGCTGTATTTGGCGATATGGCCCCATCCTGTAGGGTCAACGGCATTAAAGACTACGGCGCCAAGCTGTTTGGATTTCAGTAAAACGTCCGGATCAACATTGGGAGTAGTCGGATAAAGAATAGATCCCGACACAAGCTTGCCGTCCCGCTCACTCTCTGTGCCCTGATGATGAAGGTCAATCATGTAATCAATATCGTATTTGCGCATCACGTTATTATGGAGCGCCTGGGTTTCCGGCTGTATTTTGTTGACGTGGTCGCGGTTCAAATCCACTTCACGGGCATTATAGCGCGTTAAATGGCGGTCTCCGCTGGCCACATAATCCTCCAAAGAAAAATCGACATCTCCCATCGCTCCGTCTGCGTTGAGCATTGGCACAATCAGGATATTGACCCCGTCTGTAATCCCTTTCATTTTCCCTGTCCCTAAATGCTTGATAAATTCAAGAGCACCTTCCGTAGTCAGCTGTTCGTTGCCATGCTGCTGGGTCAAAAACAGGATGGTGGGATTTTCAGGATCCGTCAAATATTTCACCAAATATAGATCTCGCCCTTTAACGCTTTGGCCGATTACTTCCAGTTCCATATTCTTTTGCTTTCCTTCCTGTTTCTTTAAGAAATTTACCATTTCATCATACGTGTGCAAAATTGATGTGTTGATGGTTTCGTTGCCGCCATATCCTGGTCCATTGCCAACAGCTTCTGCCGTAGGGGCTGTAAACGGTGAAGCACTCAGCATTAACGCCCCGGCAACTGAAAATGCCACCAGCTTCTTCCTTGCACGATTCTGTTTCCCATCCTTCTGTTTTGTGAATCCGTTGACCATTCATCCACCACTCCCTCTGGTTTTATAAAAATTTTCCGGTTCTGGATGCGCGCAAAAGAAATGAACAAGCTGTCCCTCAGAAAGTTTCGCATCCCTAAGGGTTATTCATTTCAAGCTTTGTAAAATCCTTCTAAAAAATCCAAAACAGGAATATAGTTTTGTAATATTCTATTTATTAGGGTCTTTAGGACTAATTGAATCAATGAAGCAACCCATCTAAAAACCATCCGCCTCTGAAATTCAGAGGCGGATGGTTTAAGTAACTGGTTATTATTGGGCAATAGATATATCTGCCTGCAATTCAATCTCTACATTGCCTTTAATTGCCCGGCTAATCATGCAGGATGACTCTGCTTTTTCAGCAAGTTTCCGAGCGAGGGAAAAATCTTTTTCCGATGCTTCTTTGTCCAGTACCAGTTTTGGTCGATGGATGATCTTTTGATACGTAAAAACGCCGTTCGTAACGTCCACGATGCCTTCAGATTCCATCGTCAGGGATTCCTTGTTCAGCTTGCTGCGCTCCAACATAGCCGCTAGCGTAATGATGTAGCAGGTCGCTGCAGCTCCCAGCAGCATTTCATCGGGATTCGTCCCGACTCCGGGTCCGTCCATTTCCGGCGGAATCGAAATTTCGGTTTTTAAGTTGCCTGCTTCGATTTCTCCCACATCATTGCGAAGCCCCGGCCATTGCGCTGTTAAATGAAAACTGTGTTTTGCCAATTTCCTCTCCCCTTTACTATTTATGCTTATTAAGACAACTCTTCTAATTCACCCAGCTTCGGCATCGCCGTAAGCGCTCCGGGTTTAGTGGTGCAAAGTGCCCCTAATTTATTGGCGAATAAGGTGCAATCAATCACTTCCGCCCTTGTTTTAGGCATCCCGTTCAAATGGATATAGCGGAGGGTCCCCGCTACAAAGGCATCTCCCGCCCCGGTTGTATCCACCGGTTGGACCGGAATGACCGGCACGTGGAAATCCTCTCCTTCAAACAAGGCATGCGTCCCGTTTTCTCCATCCGTCAACAACACCAGCGGTATGTTGAATTTTGACAGCTGCTTTATCCCTTCTTTAACAGAATCAGTTTCCATTAAAAAAATCAATTCATCTGTTGTCAATTTCAATATATCAACATTTGCCAGAAATTTAAAAACAGTGTCCCGGCATTGCTCTTCGCTTTCCCATCTAAGCGGACGGATATTGACATCGAAGGAACAAAGCACTCCCTGTTCTTTTGCAAGCCGGACTGCTTCAACCGTGGTCTTCAAGGCTTCCGGATGGAACATTGTGCCCGTACACATATGAAATATACTTGCATTCTTGAATGCTTCGCCTTTCAAATCATGTGCTGCTACTTGAAGATCGGGCGTCTCATTTTCGTAATTGGCAAATATGCGATCATATTCTGGAGTAAAGTGGACATAAACACCGCTCACCCTTTTTTCCGGCACAATAATGGAATAGCTTAAATCGACTCCTTCTTTTTCAAGTTCTCCACGAACGAATGCAGAAGTATCATCATCTCCGGTAATGGTGATGAACTTGGAAGGCAGGCCAAGCCGGCTGACACCAGCAGCCACATTGACGGTTGCCCCTCCCAAATGCCTGTTAAATGAATCATTTTTAGTGTCTAATGCAATATAATCGACAAAAGCATCTCCATAAGTAAGGATGTGCTTTGGGTTTATCATAAAATTGCCTCCTGGTTTTAACGCTCAGCAGCGCTAGGTATTTAATCAGCAAATGATAGTTTCTTCACTTTGATTAAGCTTATGCATTTCATTTACTTCTTCCATTATTTCAGGCACTGTTATAATTAAGCAAATAAAAGGAGTGATATTGCATGAACCTTACGATACGTCAGGCTACGCCTGAAGATGCAGAAGCTGTAGCTCCGCTGATCATCAATGCGATCGGCGATATCGCAGCCCATATGACAGCTGAATCTGAGCCGGAAGCCATTTTGCATAAAGTCGAGGCAATGATCCGCGGCTGCAATACCCGGCACAGCCATCTTTTCACTTGGGTCGCCGAAATGGGTGAAGCCGTTGCAGGAACACTGGTACTTTATCCTGGCAGTAAAGCACAGGCACTCGATCAATACCTGATTGACCTGCTCGAAGCCGAAGGCCATCACCGGACGATTGAACCGGAAGCCCATCTTGATGAATGGTATATCGATACAGTTTCTGTATCCCCTCAATTCCAAGGGCAGAAAATCGGAACCAGACTGCTTTCTTATGCAGACCTTTTAGTTCTGAAGGCCGGTGGAGGAAAACTGTCCCTTAATGTTGACGTTGAAAAGGAAGGAGCTATTCGCTTGTATGAGCGGCTGGGCTTTGCTATTTCCGAACCCTGGACCATTATTGGCGAGCCATTCCACCATATGGTTAAGAAAGTAAGCGCCACTGCTTTGATATAATAAAACAACTGCCGCCTCCGTTTTTTCCCGGGGCGGCAGTTGTTTTTTATTGTTTCTTTGATGGCTGAAAGCTGCTGTATAGCGCTTCACGGCGATCTGTAAATACCGGAATGCGCTTGCGCACTTCTTCCACTTCATCCAGATCAATGTCCGCGTAGCCGATGCCTTCTTGCATTGCCATATCCAAACGGAGTTCTCCCCATGGGGCAATAACCATTGAACTTCCGCCAAAAGCATTTTTCGGATCGCTGCCGACACGATTGACGGCGACAATAAAGCACTGGTTTTCAATTGCCCGGGCTTGCAATAAGATTTTCCAGTGATCAATACGGGCTTCTGGCCATTCAGCAGGAACGAAAATGACCTTAGCTCCGTTTAATGCCTGGGCACGGATCCACTCAGGGAAACGGATGTCATAACAAATCACCCCGCCGCAAGTCACGCCTTCCAATTCAAAAGTGCCAAGCCCATTGCCTTCTTCCAAATGAATATGTTCATCCATCAGCCCGAAACGGTGGGCTTTATCGTATTCAGATACCAGTTCTCCGTCTTTATTCACCACAAACATCGTATTATAAAAACCGCTGTCTTTTATGATTGAAACAGACCCACCGACAATATTAACCTGATTGGCTTTCGCAAATTCCTTCAGAAAGTTGACTGTGCGGTTCGAGCCGTCCGCCAGTGTTTCCAATTTTGTCAAAGCATAGCCAGTATTCCACATTTCTGGCAGTACGATTGTATCTGCCCCTTTTCTGGAAGCTTCTGCCAAGTACGCTGAAACTTGGTTAAAGTTGGCTTCCGGTTCCCCAAATACAATATCCATCTGAACACAAGCAATTCTCATATTTTTCTCCTCCAGTAGACAATCCTACTTAAACTCTATAAGATTTGGAGTAGAAGTGCAATTATTTAGAAAATGAGGGACGCAATCATGGAATTTTCAAATCGATTACAACAATTGCCGCCACAGTTCTTCTCGAAGCTTGCGGCGAAAACAAGCGATGCATTGGCAGAAGGCCGTGACATTATCAATCTCGGACAAGGAAATCCTGATCAGCCAACGCCGTTACATATCATCAAAGCAATGCAGGAAGCAGTAGCGGACCCGAAAAATCATAAGTACTCGCCTTTTCGCGGCATTTCGGAAATGCGCCAAGCAGCTGCTGAATTCTATAAACGCGAATATGATGTTGATATCGACCCAAATACGGAAGTTGCAGTGCTTGCCGGCACAAAAATCGGCTTAGTTGAGCTGCCGCTCGCTTTTCTAAACCCCGGCGATTTGATGCTTCTTCCTGATCCCGGATATCCTGATTATTTATC is part of the Planococcus shenhongbingii genome and harbors:
- a CDS encoding heavy-metal-associated domain-containing protein is translated as MATMTVNVKEATSENSIQALEGILMKMSEVERALVDVEEGGLKITYDENQIDEDQIIKRIQLEGFHIA
- a CDS encoding type IA DNA topoisomerase is translated as MKPVIVAEKPSQAKAYAEAFKTTKREGYMEVAPDPIFPEGAYITWGIGHLVELKEPKAYDPKWGKWKLDALPILPEQYQFQVARGKAQQFGIIKKLIHQTDTVINACDVDREGSNIFYSIYYQTGAKGKKIQRLWINSLEVDEVRKGFKELRDNRQDLLLYQEAKARQISDWLVGMNGSRLYSLLLQEKGIREVFAIGRVQTPTVFLIYQREKEIEAFVPEPFYEIEGVFQAEKGKYKGKAKIKAKERKEAEELLAKHEILKKADGVVVQLKTTEKRVPPPLLHSLSTLQAVANRKWKYSPAKVLSVMQGLYEKKLVSYPRTDAQHITPGEFSYLAGQVEKYQQLIGAEFPIASKAPKKRFVDSAKVQEHYAIIPTKTIPTARKLEGLAPDERNLYEEVLRTALAMFHRDYRYAETKVTTDVQGLPFFTTGKTDLEQGWKELFPPAKEAKQEPSLPELRDREPVKGDIAIKEGMTTPPKPYTEGQLIAMMKTCGKFVDDVEDTEILKEIEGLGTEATRSGIIETIKRHEYITVNKNIVSITDKGRILCQAIEGNLLSSPSMTAKWETYLKKIGQGEGSSEVFLDTIGKFIRKLLDEVPAQMQKNGLPEQMATPDAKDEIALCPRCKKGMIVSRKGFYSCTEYANGCKQSFPATFLKKRLTAKQIEYLCTKGKTPVIKGFVSKNGKKFNAKLVLEEGKLKMEF
- a CDS encoding oxidoreductase, translated to MTIDSKTALLAGASGLVGTELLHILLESPKYEEVKIFVRKRMEIKHPKLEQVLVDYNRLENYEEYFNVNNIYCCLGTTIKKAGSQEAFRKVDYEYPLKMAELAKKHNAENFLIVSALGADPHSKVFYSRTKGEVEKQLKNLDLHALHIFQPSLLLGDRQEFRLGEKIASFLAPVFSPLLFGKLKKYKPVSARRVAYAMYQVGQTDYSGHFTYPSNRIYEISRSKTAQQKK
- a CDS encoding M20/M25/M40 family metallo-hydrolase, with product MKKFLFKNDSQPAKIKKSILSYALAGALVFSASPFAIPVAEAGSVSAANNAAQDQKIVKRVEAERAIEHVRYLSEEIGSRPGGLEAEKQAADYVARTLKGYGYDVEYQYFPVADQYIADVSFEDGTAWEMGAAPNGKISAEAVSGDVIYVKGGLSPSDFPTETKGKIVLLTRESTTANYRTQVDNAVKAGAAGVILQSVVGSRGNYGSAFNPSLTASYDVPVYGAAYVQGEWLKEQLEEGAVRLELTAARYTDLKSVNVIGTKKAKNQKADNKEVLLTAHMDSVVGAPGANDNASGVGLMLELARIYKGYNTDKELKFIAFGSEERGLLGARYYVDQLSQPERENIEAVFNPDMVATKYEQAKNLYAMTVDGSKNIVTDSTVAAGARLGNSDILPGQFGSSDHVPFHNAGIPAALFIWMGIDSWDPLVYHIEKVYHTPEDTIEDNISEERMQSALDIIGAGLFDVIRKDVPAAKK
- a CDS encoding M14 family zinc carboxypeptidase, with protein sequence MLSASPFTAPTAEAVGNGPGYGGNETINTSILHTYDEMVNFLKKQEGKQKNMELEVIGQSVKGRDLYLVKYLTDPENPTILFLTQQHGNEQLTTEGALEFIKHLGTGKMKGITDGVNILIVPMLNADGAMGDVDFSLEDYVASGDRHLTRYNAREVDLNRDHVNKIQPETQALHNNVMRKYDIDYMIDLHHQGTESERDGKLVSGSILYPTTPNVDPDVLLKSKQLGAVVFNAVDPTGWGHIAKYSGGDAETISRNGIAVEYGISTLLFEMRGMSDHEYEPYVLGQKSNGYLIKQTITTLDAAVRAIADGSIADADISFWDTLATQTTRSSEE
- a CDS encoding OsmC family protein, with amino-acid sequence MAKHSFHLTAQWPGLRNDVGEIEAGNLKTEISIPPEMDGPGVGTNPDEMLLGAAATCYIITLAAMLERSKLNKESLTMESEGIVDVTNGVFTYQKIIHRPKLVLDKEASEKDFSLARKLAEKAESSCMISRAIKGNVEIELQADISIAQ
- a CDS encoding carbohydrate kinase family protein; translation: MINPKHILTYGDAFVDYIALDTKNDSFNRHLGGATVNVAAGVSRLGLPSKFITITGDDDTSAFVRGELEKEGVDLSYSIIVPEKRVSGVYVHFTPEYDRIFANYENETPDLQVAAHDLKGEAFKNASIFHMCTGTMFHPEALKTTVEAVRLAKEQGVLCSFDVNIRPLRWESEEQCRDTVFKFLANVDILKLTTDELIFLMETDSVKEGIKQLSKFNIPLVLLTDGENGTHALFEGEDFHVPVIPVQPVDTTGAGDAFVAGTLRYIHLNGMPKTRAEVIDCTLFANKLGALCTTKPGALTAMPKLGELEELS
- a CDS encoding GNAT family N-acetyltransferase, giving the protein MNLTIRQATPEDAEAVAPLIINAIGDIAAHMTAESEPEAILHKVEAMIRGCNTRHSHLFTWVAEMGEAVAGTLVLYPGSKAQALDQYLIDLLEAEGHHRTIEPEAHLDEWYIDTVSVSPQFQGQKIGTRLLSYADLLVLKAGGGKLSLNVDVEKEGAIRLYERLGFAISEPWTIIGEPFHHMVKKVSATALI
- a CDS encoding carbon-nitrogen family hydrolase, whose protein sequence is MRIACVQMDIVFGEPEANFNQVSAYLAEASRKGADTIVLPEMWNTGYALTKLETLADGSNRTVNFLKEFAKANQVNIVGGSVSIIKDSGFYNTMFVVNKDGELVSEYDKAHRFGLMDEHIHLEEGNGLGTFELEGVTCGGVICYDIRFPEWIRAQALNGAKVIFVPAEWPEARIDHWKILLQARAIENQCFIVAVNRVGSDPKNAFGGSSMVIAPWGELRLDMAMQEGIGYADIDLDEVEEVRKRIPVFTDRREALYSSFQPSKKQ